A genome region from Coprococcus phoceensis includes the following:
- a CDS encoding peptidase U32 family protein: MARHPELLIPASSLEVLKTAVMFGADAVYIGGEAFGLRAKAKNFSMEDMREGIAFAHEHDVKVYVTANILAHNDDLEGVREYFQELKEIKPDALIIADPAIFEIAGEICPEIERHISTQANNTNYGTFNFWHKLGATRVVTARELSLEEIREIRANIPDDLEIETFVHGAMCISYSGRCLLSNFMVGRDANRGACTHPCRWKYSIVEETRPGEVMPVFENERGTYIFNSKDLCMIEHIPELLESGIDSLKIEGRMKTALYVATVARTYRKAIDDYQKDPKLYEENMPWYLEQISNCTYRQFTTGFFFGKPDETTQIYDSNTYVKEYTYLGIIGEEKEGTYRIEQRNKFSVGETIEVMKPNGENVEVTVKRILTEDGEEQESAPHPKQVLYVDLGIKVDAYDILRRREP; encoded by the coding sequence ATGGCAAGACATCCTGAATTATTAATTCCGGCAAGCAGTCTGGAAGTATTGAAAACAGCAGTTATGTTTGGAGCCGATGCGGTATATATTGGAGGAGAGGCATTTGGACTTCGGGCAAAAGCAAAGAACTTTTCGATGGAAGATATGCGGGAGGGAATCGCATTTGCCCATGAGCATGATGTGAAAGTGTACGTGACTGCAAATATTTTAGCTCACAATGATGATTTGGAAGGCGTGAGGGAATATTTTCAAGAATTGAAAGAAATCAAACCGGACGCGCTCATTATCGCAGATCCTGCAATTTTTGAGATTGCGGGCGAGATTTGTCCGGAGATAGAGCGTCATATCAGCACGCAGGCGAATAACACAAATTACGGTACATTTAATTTTTGGCATAAGCTTGGCGCAACCCGTGTGGTTACAGCGAGAGAATTGTCTTTGGAGGAGATCAGAGAGATCCGTGCAAATATTCCGGATGATCTGGAGATTGAGACATTTGTACATGGTGCAATGTGTATTTCTTATTCAGGACGCTGCCTTCTGAGTAATTTTATGGTCGGAAGAGATGCGAACCGAGGAGCATGCACACATCCGTGTCGATGGAAATATTCAATCGTAGAGGAGACAAGACCGGGCGAAGTGATGCCGGTATTTGAAAATGAAAGAGGCACTTATATTTTTAACTCGAAAGATTTGTGCATGATCGAGCATATTCCGGAACTTTTAGAATCTGGAATTGACAGCCTGAAAATTGAAGGTCGTATGAAGACAGCGCTTTATGTGGCGACTGTTGCAAGGACATACCGTAAGGCAATTGACGATTATCAAAAAGATCCGAAACTTTACGAAGAGAATATGCCATGGTATTTGGAACAGATATCTAATTGCACATACCGTCAGTTTACTACCGGATTTTTCTTTGGAAAGCCGGATGAGACAACACAGATCTATGACAGCAATACCTATGTGAAGGAATATACCTATCTTGGTATTATCGGAGAAGAAAAAGAGGGAACCTATCGGATTGAACAGAGAAATAAATTCTCTGTCGGAGAGACGATCGAGGTGATGAAGCCAAATGGCGAGAACGTTGAAGTCACTGTAAAACGGATTCTCACAGAGGACGGAGAGGAGCAGGAAAGTGCACCGCATCCGAAACAGGTGTTGTATGTGGATTTGGGAATCAAAGTGGATGCATATGATATTTTAAGACGACGTGAACCATAA
- a CDS encoding ABC transporter substrate-binding protein: MKKAKKRIWISAIIVAVLALTACGSKTESTDLEETNTSQEEKVVTMAYDQTWNSLNPYSSTGVVGDTVCNQMFDNLVAVGAQGVLYPRLAESWEMSDDYMTITFHLNPDAKWQDGEPVTADDVVFTCKMITKAEITTSRRQFFQNIAGTDESGVETSTDSVEVEKIDDLTVSMNLKKAMSDTMFLKQASYFFVLPEHMLNDLEPSEFMEADFWNNPVGNGPFMFESTVPGERVVYTTNPDYYLGDIDFDKLVIRCISSTNILASLMSGEVDLVPGGRVSFPLEDIPMAEEQDYLTVESLESPGQVWIIVDNEKFDKTTRQAFDMAINREEMVEELLDGKGKIREGMYASNNKYYDPAISEVSFSNKYDPEQAKKILEENNFDFSQELLILYVTGDSLREQTATLFQRDMEEIGVKVNAQSVDLSTMMQMMRDKEADFAIMKTSSDGANPLENQDFFTIGGVYNLAHVTDPTGQELYSKIATALTEEEEKKYTSELQLWQADASCYYFLYAPDITVIYNNRLSNMNTSDMSSSVFDYWNWKVK; this comes from the coding sequence ATGAAAAAAGCGAAAAAAAGAATATGGATTAGTGCGATTATTGTGGCTGTGCTTGCATTGACGGCATGTGGAAGCAAAACAGAAAGCACCGATTTGGAAGAAACAAATACGAGTCAGGAAGAAAAAGTTGTAACAATGGCATATGATCAAACATGGAACAGCTTAAATCCTTATTCGTCTACGGGGGTGGTAGGTGATACAGTTTGTAACCAGATGTTTGATAATTTGGTTGCAGTAGGTGCACAAGGAGTTTTGTATCCACGGTTGGCAGAGTCGTGGGAAATGAGTGATGATTATATGACTATAACATTTCATTTGAATCCTGATGCAAAATGGCAGGACGGCGAGCCTGTAACTGCAGATGATGTGGTTTTTACTTGTAAGATGATAACAAAAGCAGAAATTACGACAAGCAGAAGACAGTTTTTTCAGAATATTGCGGGAACAGATGAAAGTGGGGTAGAGACATCTACAGATAGCGTTGAGGTAGAGAAGATTGATGATTTAACAGTGTCAATGAATTTGAAAAAAGCAATGTCAGATACTATGTTTTTGAAGCAGGCATCCTACTTTTTTGTTTTGCCGGAGCATATGTTGAATGATTTGGAACCGTCGGAATTTATGGAAGCAGATTTTTGGAACAATCCGGTTGGAAATGGTCCGTTTATGTTTGAAAGTACAGTGCCAGGAGAACGCGTGGTATATACTACAAATCCCGATTATTATCTTGGGGATATTGATTTTGACAAACTTGTGATCAGATGTATTTCATCTACCAATATTCTTGCATCGTTAATGAGCGGTGAAGTTGATTTAGTACCTGGAGGAAGAGTGTCGTTCCCGTTGGAAGATATTCCGATGGCTGAAGAACAGGATTATCTGACAGTGGAGTCTTTGGAGTCTCCTGGTCAGGTATGGATTATTGTCGATAATGAGAAGTTTGATAAAACCACACGCCAGGCATTTGATATGGCTATTAACAGAGAGGAAATGGTTGAAGAATTATTGGATGGAAAAGGAAAAATTAGAGAAGGAATGTATGCAAGTAATAATAAATACTATGATCCTGCCATTTCAGAAGTAAGTTTTAGTAATAAGTATGATCCAGAACAAGCGAAAAAGATTTTGGAAGAGAATAATTTTGATTTTTCTCAAGAATTACTTATTCTTTATGTTACTGGAGACAGTCTTCGTGAGCAGACTGCAACGTTATTTCAACGTGATATGGAGGAAATAGGAGTAAAGGTAAATGCTCAATCAGTAGATTTGTCGACAATGATGCAGATGATGCGTGATAAGGAAGCTGATTTTGCAATAATGAAAACTTCAAGTGATGGTGCTAATCCGTTGGAAAATCAGGACTTCTTTACAATAGGGGGGGTATATAACCTTGCACATGTAACAGATCCAACAGGTCAGGAATTATATAGCAAAATTGCAACGGCACTTACGGAAGAAGAAGAAAAGAAATATACGAGTGAACTGCAATTATGGCAGGCTGATGCGTCATGCTATTACTTTCTTTATGCACCGGACATAACGGTTATTTATAATAATAGACTCAGCAATATGAATACAAGCGACATGTC
- a CDS encoding recombinase family protein, giving the protein MNGNEKYIAIYSRKSKFTGKGESIGNQIELCKEYIQTHYTEIPQDHILVYEDEGFSGGNLNRPDFKKMMEAARQRKFKAIIVYRLDRISRNISDFSSLIEELSRLDIAFISIREQFDTGTPMGRAMMYIASVFSQLERETIAERIRDNMHELAKTGRWLGGTTPTGYASESVQKVTIDGKAKKACKLKLIPEESEIVRLIYSLYIEHDSLTSVEAELIKRGLKTKNNKLFTRFSIKSILQNPVYMIADVNAYNFFVKENADLNSAKDEFDSVHGMMVYNRTKQEKGKAVTYLPPDEWIVAVGLHQGIVPGKVWISVQESLDRNKSKAYRKPRNNEALLTGLLYCTCGSRMYPKISKRKTADGKPIYTYVCKLKERSKRSMCNSKNANGNTLDLAVIEQIKLLEDDKGFFIDQLEQSRKFYTGNRAAYEDQLASIGHEKEELEKKIEGLVDSLADLGDSTVRNQVARRIEQLNQKCEETDTRIHELEALTSQHTFSDIEFDVMRQLLSVFKTSIDEMTVEQKRAAIRTLVRKVVWDGVNAHIILFGVQDDEIEYPPLSYQANEADSTEDDLEELERFSDVDYEDEIADGSKTHWGEDSKRDLDDAAQQKESIERDFSL; this is encoded by the coding sequence ATGAACGGAAATGAGAAGTACATTGCCATTTATTCCCGGAAATCAAAGTTTACCGGAAAAGGCGAAAGTATCGGGAATCAGATAGAACTCTGTAAAGAATATATTCAAACTCATTATACTGAAATTCCACAGGATCATATTTTAGTGTATGAGGATGAAGGCTTTTCCGGCGGCAATCTCAACCGGCCGGACTTTAAAAAAATGATGGAAGCTGCAAGGCAGCGTAAGTTCAAAGCGATCATTGTCTACCGCCTGGACCGAATCAGCCGGAATATCAGTGACTTTTCCAGCCTTATTGAAGAATTGTCAAGACTGGACATTGCTTTCATATCTATCCGAGAACAGTTTGATACCGGAACTCCCATGGGACGGGCCATGATGTATATAGCTTCTGTTTTTTCCCAGCTGGAGCGTGAAACCATAGCCGAGCGTATCAGAGATAATATGCATGAACTGGCGAAAACCGGACGATGGCTTGGGGGAACAACTCCCACAGGATATGCCTCAGAATCGGTACAGAAAGTTACCATAGACGGGAAAGCAAAAAAGGCCTGCAAGCTGAAACTGATACCGGAAGAATCAGAAATTGTCCGTCTGATCTACAGCCTGTATATCGAACACGATTCTCTGACTTCTGTAGAAGCAGAATTAATAAAGCGGGGACTTAAAACAAAAAACAATAAACTCTTTACCCGTTTTTCAATCAAGTCTATCTTACAGAATCCGGTTTACATGATCGCGGATGTAAACGCATATAACTTTTTTGTAAAAGAGAACGCAGATCTTAATTCTGCCAAAGATGAATTCGACAGCGTCCATGGCATGATGGTATATAACCGCACCAAACAGGAAAAAGGGAAAGCCGTCACCTATCTTCCGCCCGATGAATGGATTGTTGCGGTAGGTCTGCATCAGGGCATTGTTCCGGGCAAAGTCTGGATTTCTGTACAGGAGTCTCTGGATCGGAATAAAAGTAAGGCATACCGAAAGCCTCGGAATAACGAAGCACTCCTGACCGGTCTTTTATACTGCACCTGCGGCAGCCGTATGTATCCGAAGATCAGCAAGCGAAAAACTGCTGACGGGAAGCCGATATACACTTATGTATGCAAATTAAAAGAGCGCAGCAAACGTTCAATGTGCAACAGTAAAAATGCCAATGGGAACACACTGGATCTGGCTGTGATCGAGCAGATCAAGCTGCTGGAAGATGACAAAGGTTTCTTCATTGACCAGCTGGAACAAAGCCGGAAATTCTATACCGGCAACCGTGCAGCCTATGAAGATCAGCTGGCTTCTATCGGTCATGAGAAAGAAGAACTGGAAAAGAAAATTGAAGGTCTGGTTGATTCCCTGGCCGATTTGGGTGACAGCACGGTTAGGAATCAGGTGGCACGACGCATTGAACAGCTGAATCAGAAATGTGAGGAAACAGACACCCGGATCCATGAACTGGAAGCACTGACTTCCCAGCACACTTTCAGCGATATCGAATTTGACGTCATGCGGCAACTGCTGTCCGTTTTCAAGACAAGCATAGATGAAATGACCGTAGAACAGAAACGTGCGGCGATCCGCACACTCGTCCGCAAAGTTGTATGGGACGGTGTCAACGCCCATATTATCCTCTTCGGGGTGCAGGATGATGAAATTGAATATCCGCCGCTTTCCTATCAAGCAAATGAAGCAGACAGCACAGAAGACGACTTAGAAGAGTTGGAACGGTTCAGTGATGTGGATTATGAAGATGAAATCGCTGACGGCTCAAAAACTCATTGGGGTGAGGATAGCAAACGAGATCTTGATGATGCTGCGCAGCAAAAAGAAAGTATCGAAAGAGATTTCTCTCTATGA